The Phyllopteryx taeniolatus isolate TA_2022b chromosome 19, UOR_Ptae_1.2, whole genome shotgun sequence genome includes the window ctgacaaaaaaaaataaatacacttaaTGTGTAATTGGTCCTACAATAAAGGGACAAAAATCATCCCACATGTTTCATAACATGGTTATATCCAAGTTGAGACTTGGAACTTCTCATTTGTAAGAACAGcgcaacaagaaaaaaattacacgAGGAGTCTCTCGATTGCCATTTGGACCGTCTGGATCTGGGGTTTGAGCTGAGACCCCTCCTTTATAGTGACCGAGGTAGCGATGACGGGACGCGACACCCCGCAGGCGCGTCCCAAGGCCTGTTTGGAACGGACGAACACATACGGGACGTTCTTGTCCTCGCACAGCAATGGTAGGTGGAGGATGATCTCCAGCGGTTCAGAATCAGCAGCCATGACGATGAATTCAGAGATTCCTCTGTTCAAGGTCTTTGTGGCTGGGAGGTCGGAAAATAGCAGGTCATTAGTGTAGGGTtgcaaaaaagaaatgtcagtGTTTCTGAACCTTTGAGACGAGGGACATTATACTAGGGATGCAGCATTTTTAGAATCTATCATTCTAACCATTATCACATCAATTCATTGCGGAATCcgataaattatttttgtatagttaaacaaaatgtgcatgCGAGGCGCagttatttattgttctcaCCATCCTCACGTTGCACACTGTAATATCTGTgtgtgaatcagaatcagaatctgattctgatctgtggctgagtgtgtgtggctttcaAATTGTTCAGTATTCATAGCACCACTTTAACCACATGCATATACCACAAACAGCAAAGTCACAGTTAAGGACAGAATTCTgaacctttgtttttttcctataCTATATTGCATTTGAGCCAAGCCAGGAGCCCCCTCACCTTCATTGGCCCCCTTCCTCAGCTGCTTGTAGTTGGAGGCTTGCTGCACTAAGTCCAGGATGGTTTTGGTGAGCGTGGCGTCAGCCAGCGGATAAGCCTTCGGGTTCACTGGGGCTTCAGTCTGCACACAAAAGcaggagcgggggggggggaccaaatGATCACACGCACTAAAGTGCAAGAGTGACTTTTAAAGTTGAGCTGCTCTCGACCGTATGTAGCTAGCAGTTAGCATACGCATGCTAATTATTAGCCTGTAGAGCCCCCGTTCTGTAAATCACTCACCATTGTGAAAAGTTATTCTTGGTATTTCGGCCCTCTCGGCGAAATGCTTCACTGAGGAGTATGTCCCTTCTGCTGGGGGAGAGGAGAACAACAAAACGCGAAATTAACAGGTTTACTTTTCACCGCTATGACCTGAACAAACGTTACTACTTGAAGCTAGTTCAAACGTTTGCTTCACGTGTGGATTTGCGCGCATGCGTAGTTGCAATTAATAGCGACgagaacttcttcttcttcttcttcttcttcttcttcttcttcttcttcttcttcttcttcttcttcttcttcttcttcttcttcttcttcgtcgttTAGCGACGGTTCTTAAATTTGTTAATGGTCCACTTTCGCCGCCCAGTGATCAGGAATGGAACTGCTATGGTTTACAGACAAGGCaaattagatagatagatagatagatagatcattatttaaaatatttttttcaattgtattttttgtattgttttgtacattttcacttatttaaatgtatcaaatttgttgttgcaCTTTGTTATACTCGCACcgtaaattattttacaagttgcagtttttccccccaaataaataaataaataaatacaccagATGATACTTTTACAGTAAACGCATAGTATACTGgtttatttttgctatttcaGTAGGCCTAGATGGCCACTTATTGCTTTATTACTTGGAATTTATTCCTGTTCTGAACAGTTGTTGACCCAAACTCCGTACCAGTAGCCGGCGGTAATGCACCTAAACGTTATTTGCCAACCGCCATTAAACAGCAAcaccaagaagaagaagtggtaGGGCACTTTGAAGCCGCCATATTGCTTCGTCGTCCTGGCTTGAAGGAGAGAGCGAGGGGAGATGAAGGGGATTCGGGGATTCACTCAATTATCGGTAAGGACTATTCGTTAACCAGT containing:
- the snu13b gene encoding SNU13 homolog, small nuclear ribonucleoprotein b (U4/U6.U5) produces the protein MTEAPVNPKAYPLADATLTKTILDLVQQASNYKQLRKGANEATKTLNRGISEFIVMAADSEPLEIILHLPLLCEDKNVPYVFVRSKQALGRACGVSRPVIATSVTIKEGSQLKPQIQTVQMAIERLLV